A single genomic interval of Zingiber officinale cultivar Zhangliang chromosome 4A, Zo_v1.1, whole genome shotgun sequence harbors:
- the LOC121972919 gene encoding protein FAR1-RELATED SEQUENCE 5-like produces MASDVGIPPKASHDLMVRQVGGRENLGFIPEDYKNYLRSKRTRNMRVGDTGGVLEFLQKMQFDDPNFFYAIQVDEDDLITNIFWCDAKMRADYGYFGDVVCFDTTYRKNNEGRPITLFVGVNHHKQSIIFGAALLYDETSLTFEWLFDTFTKAMCEKKPITILTDQDATMAKALASRWPKTHHHLCIWHIYQNAAIHLSRVFSQFKEFIKDFASCIYDFDEEEDFISAWNILLTKYTLEDNDWLRRLFRIKEK; encoded by the coding sequence ATGGCAAGTGATGTGGGAATCCCCCCAaaagcatctcatgatcttatggtgaGACAAGTAGGTGGGAGAGAGAATTTAGGTTTTATTCCTGAAGATTACAAAAACTACTTGCGATCCAAAAGAACAAGAAATATGAGAGTTGGTGATACAGGAGGTGTATTGGAGTTTTTGCAGAAAATGCAGTTCGATGATCCCAATTTTTTTTATGCAattcaagttgatgaagatgatttgataaCTAATATTTTTTGGTGTGACGCTAAGATGAGAGCTGATTATGGATATTTTGGAGATGTTGTTTGCTTTGACACAACCTACAGGAAGAATAATGAAGGTCGCCCAATTACGTTGTTTGTAGGTGTTAATCATCACAAGCAATCCATAATTTTTGGTGcagctttattatatgatgaaacaTCTTTGACATTTGAATGGTTGTTTGATACATTTACCAAGGCTATGTGTGAGAAAAAACCAATAACTATTCTTACAGATCAAGATGCAACAATGGCAAAGGCTTTAGCTTCCAGATGGCCTAAAACACATCATCATTTGTGTATTTGGCACATTTATCAAAATGCTGCAATACATTTGAGTAGAGTTTTTTCTCAGTTCAAAGAGTTTATTAAAGATTTTGCCTCatgtatatatgattttgatgaagaggaagattttatttcagcTTGGAACATACTGTTGACCAAGTATACACTTGAAGACAATGATTGGTTGAGACGTCTATTTCGCATAAAGGAAAAATGA